A DNA window from Ostrea edulis chromosome 5, xbOstEdul1.1, whole genome shotgun sequence contains the following coding sequences:
- the LOC125650411 gene encoding homeobox protein Nkx-2.2a — translation MDPQLHAMNGSKTSSSFTVKDILDLPKGKPSCSPVDSSTNTVNAASLNSIPSVPEVPDITSVGGYYDADNPYTRWLHTNENMNYSQLGHLNSPGNSSHSSDVSNTESQSTMNNSNTLVKSETNDEGQCDGNSENGDGNASHNQDSQKKRKRRVLFSKAQTYELERRFRQQRYLSAPEREHLASIIRLTPVQVKIWFQNHRYKLKRARQEKGLDLNPLPSPRRVAVPVLVRDGKPCQPPMSGSMMKSQEQLEMQTNIGSSVNMNSALSQMNGMSSIPGMNNAGMPPMNSLNSSSMSNMNNMNMNMSCSYNSMNSMNLNMNNMNVLPSYSYPLMQHQTRWW, via the exons ATGGATCCACAACTTCATGCCATGAATGGGTCCAAGACCAGCAGCAGTTTTACCGTCAAAGACATTTTGGACCTACCCAAGGGGAAGCCGTCTTGTAGCCCCGTGGATAGTTCAACCAACACCGTTAACGCAGCTTCCCTGAACAGTATCCCCTCCGTGCCGGAAGTGCCGGACATTACTAGTGTTGGTGGCTATTATGACGCAGACAATCCGTATACACGCTGGTTACATACTAACGAAAACATGAATTATTCAC AGCTTGGACACCTGAACTCGCCCGGCAATTCTAGTCACTCCAGTGACGTTTCTAACACGGAGAGTCAGTCTACTATGAATAATTCGAACACATTGGTGAAATCCGAAACAAATGACGAGGGACAGTGCGATGGAAACAGTGAAAATGGTGATGGAAACGCCTCCCATAACCAAGACAGCCAGAAAAAGCGAAAACGCAGAGTTCTTTTTTCCAAAGCTCAGACTTACGAACTGGAAAGAAGATTTCGACAGCAGAGATATCTTTCCGCCCCTGAACGAGAGCATTTGGCTAGCATTATCCGACTTACACCCGTACAAGTGAAAATATGGTTCCAGAACCACCGGTACAAGTTAAAGCGGGCAAGACAGGAGAAAGGTCTAGACTTGAACCCCCTACCCTCACCACGGAGGGTAGCTGTACCAGTCCTAGTGAGAGACGGAAAACCATGTCAGCCGCCAATGAGCGGTTCTATGATGAAATCACAAGAACAGTTAGAAATGCAAACAAATATAGGATCTTCTGTGAATATGAACAGTGCTCTGTCTCAAATGAACGGTATGTCCTCTATACCGGGCATGAATAATGCTGGTATGCCTCCTATGAACTCTTTGAATTCTTCTTCCATGTCAAATATGAATAATATGAACATGAATATGAGTTGCTCATATAATTCGATGAACTCAATGAATTTGAACATGAACAATATGAATGTTCTTCCCAGCTACAGTTACCCTTTAATGCAGCATCAAACCCGCTGGTGGTAG